gaaaggaggttgatgttgggctgactagtgagagtgatggagctcttcgtcctgcagatatattgctttattcttgggatggcggtgtagatgtgtgtgttgacttgactgggtcttcacctatgacgcaatctgggttgtcagacttcgttccgggtcgggttgtggcggttgctgcGCAACGGAAGCAggttaagtatgcggcacgttgtagggctttgggttacggtttctttcctttttccttctcttcttttggggagttggagaaaggggctgtttcgttgctgaagcgggtccagacatactccagggctcaagacataggggcacgggcagctgcccacattttcagcaggatcgggttcgccatagctagaggagtgggggcccagattgtatctcggctccccaccaacttcttgtagttacttgatctttgtagcttgttaagcttgtaacgttttggtggtttcccataataataataataataataataataataataataataataatattaataataataataataataataatagtaatagtaataataataataataataataataataataataataataataataataataataataataataataataataataataataataatataaagtttccaactgacatgcttgcaccaatcatccatgctaacatgtcataattctcataataaagTTCTATGATCAACGCATTCATTCAATGTCATTGGACATGAAGTTTCAACATAAACCAGTTCATAATTACATTCAACATAGTTTCCATAATCTCACACATTCACaaacacacaggtatgtacgtaccttgtgtaaacaaattgataggccacttaaacactttcaaaagtcacctacagagaattctccgcctaaaacaaccaataaagattCCAAATCAACTTCCAATAATTCACTGCAATAATACAGtactctaaatacatcctaaacatatttagaaccttcccaaTATCAAAACATGGATATTTAATctcctagcataataattattgaattaatgattgaaattcattaaaaactcttcaaaaacatcatcctttaaatttccaataatataaACTCTCTTAAAACTTCGCCAAtactaaattaacaaacttagaacatcgaaacaataattttaaaaattcatAATCATCCGACCtgttttaaaaccattaaaatcttaaaattcatgctttaaataattaaaatcctcATTTCAATATAAAGaatataatctgaaaaataaatttaattatgcagaacatataatctgaaattcaaaattaaatcataaaactataaatttaattcaaaaaaacataaataaaattaatgaaacataattaaaacataaattagtttaaggtttaagaattaaccaaaagaagagagaggagagggatGGCCGGCGGACAGGACGCGACAGCGGTGGTGATCAGCCAAACTAGGCGACGCGGTTGGGCGCGGTAGTGGTTTCGGCTGGGCTGGTGGTCACGGCTGGGCACGCGGTTGCTGTCAAGAGTAAGCAACAAGAAACAAAGTAAAGAATTAATAAGCGCGGAGGAGGGTTGCGGATATTGGTATTGGTTGGTCGGCGACGACGCAGGAGTGCAACAATGGTGGTCGTCGCGGCTTGTTTCGCTAGTGGGTGGTGGTTTCGCTGCAAACAGAACCACGAGTGAGGATGAGGGATAAAacgaaaagagaaagaaagaacaagAGAAGGAGGAGGAGAAGGGAGAAGGAGAACTGACCGTACGGCGGAGCTACAAGGAAGCAATGAGAGGTTTTGAGTTTTTGAGCGTGTGAGTTTCACGAGAGGAGGAGGAAGTACGTGATTTATGGGTTTGAAggttgagaggagagagaatgattTTAAGTAAAACTTTGGGGTTTCTTTATTGTGGGCTTTActaattgggctaggattagaatttcttttagtgtttgaatccaaaatcgattagaagtatttccaaattcaacgtgttttcgtatttcaagttcttcattaaaatatttaaaatgcatttgaataaaataaatatacactcaatgtatatttattactaaaattcacaaatttcatttaaatataattaattatactttaaaatacattaataactttataaatttaCGAGGGATTataatctacccctcttaaaagtagttttgtcccgaaacttgacacgaaaactcacacatttttcaaaagtcTTTAACTCATTCTTACTAGAGAATtacttgtgccactcatgtgcactcttttggcAACTTAAAGTTGCTGGcgttactcatgaacacattttcttatgcggagaatctatttactttgcatatatcaacatgtataatttgctaaaataaacataaaaataccataaaaataggtaaaagcgcaaatttatatcgcattctaccccccttaaagaaaacgagttacgccctcgtaacttatctcagggaataactttggatattttCCTTCAAACAATTCTGTCCCCAACACAATATTTTCAAGAAAATCATTCTAGCAAATGGGACTTCTATGCTTCTTTCCATACATtgcctcaaaaggtgccatctCAATGCTCGCATTATAACTATTGTTATACTAAAATTCATTCAAATCTAGATGGTCAATAACACGGGATCTAAACATATCTTCCATTGTTTGGTTAGTCCTCTTAGTTTGAGCATCGTTTGCAAGGTGGAAAGCAATACTCCTTTTCAAAGTTGTCCCAAGATTCAACTAgaccttttgccaaaatttcagacttttatggtCGGTGAGGATCTTGCATGTTGCCCATAGAGgcaatgtctccaaatcttcaaagagaacacaatagcagctagctctaggtcatgggtagggtaattagcctcataaTGTTTCAACTGACACGACAACGAGTGTAGAGGTCAACCGCTCTTTTCAAATctggaaagcttcctcacacTTTTCACACCACACAAATTTTGATTCATTTTTCATCAGATTGGTCATTGGTCTTGCCATCTTCGACAACTCCctcacaaatctcctataataGCCAGCTAGGCCTAGGAAACTTTGGATATCAGACACATATATTCTTTGGAGCAGGacacttactcacatcttgAATATTAGCAGGATCTACAAAGACTACTTCCTTCGACACGTAGTGTCCCAAAAATACTACTTTCTCCAAACGAAACTCACACTTAGAGGACTTTGCATACAATTgattcttcctaagcgtctccaatatAACGCTCAAGTGTTCATCATGCTCTTTTTATtctttgaataaatcaggatattaTCAATAAATACAACAACGAACTTATTTaggaattcgtggaaaatcttattcattaaatccatactatggcaggtgcattggttaacccaaaaagCATTACAGTAAACCAATAATggccataacgagtcctaatgaggtcttaggtatatccttatcagctatcctcaattggtgatattCCTAATGCAAATCGATCTCCAAGAATACACTCGCCCcattcaattgatcaaataggTCATTTTTCCTCGATAAAGGATACTTTTTCTTGATGGTTACCTTGTTTAGCTCCCTAAGATCGATGCATAATCCCGTACTCCCAACTTTTTCTTTAACAAACAACACTgaagctccccacggtgatgcactaggcctaaatTAACCCTTATCGAACAACTCTTGCATCTGTGTCTTCAATTTTCTCAgttcagtaggtgtcattctatgGTGCTTTAGAAATAAGCGTCGTTCCAGGAACTaagtctatagtgaactcaacgACTTTAGTAGGTGGCATACCTGAAATCTCACTAGGGAACACATCCAAGAATTCATTCACAATTGGTACATCCTCGATCTATACCCCAACCTCTTTACTCACATCTagcacactacagaaaaatagttcacactcctttttcatcaatttcctcattgCATTGCATAAATAACCccaaggttcttggacttctcaagACGTCTATATGAGGTCAATTTCCCAAcagggttccttaaacttactttctgaattttacAGTCTATACTGGCCTTGAACAAACTTAGCCAATGCATCCCCAAAATTACATCTAGGTCACCCAGACTAAACTCTATCAAATTAGAAGGAAAATTACAGTCTCTTATCTTCAAATgcaagttcttaaacaacttggtataccttatggttacaccagtaggcaTACTAACAAGTAAATCAATCacttcaaaatctactaacttcagaaTTTTAACAACAGAGGACGAAACAAAAGGATaagttgcccctgaatcaaatAACGTTTTAACTAGCACGAAGTTAATAGGAAAGTACCATAAACTAAGTCTGCAGAACGTTtagcttcatttctactcatcacAAACAGTTTACCCGGAGCCTTATTATGGTCGTTGTTCTCATTGGCAGACTTATTGTGGTTTCCCTGGTTGTTCTGTACCCTACAGGCTTCGAACTGTGATTTTCGGATTGGTTATACCCTGACTTTCCTTGGTTACCACTCACATtgctattttgttcctttttctgcttaggaaagcactcatactccctatatCCCTTTTTCTGACAGTGGTTGCAAGTCACTAAGTCTCCCTTACAGTTTCTACCATAGTGATTATTACAAAacatcttacagtgatacactctATCAGATGAGTTCTTATTATTGTGCCCCTGATTGATCCTTCCTTGAAAATTTCCATCTCTATATCCATTCCAattcctattctcattcatatttgtagacacctaaatcgtgtctcccctatgggatgatgacgataccattatccttactaggcggttggagcaactccgtgctgaaatcccaattgctaagaacattttcaaaatacaaaatccaaaatccaaaatccaattcccgaggtctttccccttccggaacttggtacaaaatacaattttcaaaaaccaatttcaaaatccaagtacaatctcatctagtagaccattccattggtttaactaagccttttacactcaaaatcatatatggcaagtcaaattcgggcgccgacccacaaaaccgagcaagtcgggcctcgtcccgtaaaaccgcaattcaaaacccgaaacgacttgtttttagacgcaaaatcaagtcttaacctccaagaaaacactccacgccaaacatcgtactattcgtacgaaggtacatcaatagaagacaaatcaaggacggagcccgcgtccttgttttggtggcattcacgccacgtcaccagctgCGTgatgcgctggcaatggctggcgtttagcagccatttttcctataaataccccctaattcCCAGCATTAAGGGAGGCGGATTCAATATACaatgtcgtaatacaaaaattacgcctcaaatccaaatcaaaaaatcgttcaaaaacacatacaaacttcaagttctaagcaattgggagctctaaaaggaattcttgcataaacctaaataggtaattccgaatcccaccatattcaatcatgtttctttgattttccaatttcaaaaatgattagaaagttggcttttttactactaaaatgtcacttgcaaaaatcatacatcttttcaaaatccaaacttttcaaaatacaaaaatgcaaactttcaagattcaaggatgttcaaagttgtttgtaatcacttctttcaactagaatcactttcaagtatggagtaataaaagatgacacctttctaacttttaaaggtttagtcttttgagatccaagactccatttttcaatatacaagtccaagttttcaaacttcaagatccaataatgtttagggttgatcatgactacttccctaaactaggatcctttcaaaataagagcacatcaaagatctaaccttttcaacattaaaagggccgatctttgagattcaagtctcttaagcttcaatatttcatgtacaagttcaatatttcaagtccaagttcaagtatttcaagttcaatatttcaagattcaaactatcaagttcaagttcaatatgcaaaatctaggatactttgggatgagcaacttctcccaagttgagattttttgctttgaatcgggcgcacttatttttaaggagccgcttggcgttcgaatctcatgtgcccaagtacaaatttcaatatcacaatttcaattatgcacctttcaatattgcaatttcaattatgcacctttcaatcccgcaatttcaatatcgtactttcaattccgcaatttgtcgcactttcaattccgcattttaattccgcactttcaattccacatctttactttcctagtccttctaggcaacatggacctactccctagtccatctctagggggtcttatATTTACtcattccgcacttatttactattgtgatgttgctttatttgctttatttctttcatcaccatacatgctaaatacaacaaaatgcaaggatACATCactcttaacaaagataatttcttagacaaaccgatcttaggttcccttaaattaactttaaagcaaagtgaccaccatacaaagtagagattctatttgctctaaattcaaacccacatagtctaaactagggtatttccgaaaatgttgtgccacgtacttgaataatttctaaagctcgcggaataagcatctcgttcccatgcccggatctcacccatccgtttcgaagattcaagtcttatcctaatagagtcatttatagtctttccaaacaagaccctaaacaatgtttggtggagaCTCCTTCGAGATACAAAAATACGATGGTTTCTGAAAaccgcccccttgtagggaatggcatgcaaaaaaaatacccctacaattctggcgactccactcgggactttctaatttcaatttcgaaaatgcgagcagatttcgagcagcaagccactgatctgcttaagtactggatgccagcactggcgcaaggcgcagccacctgcgcccaacgccgctgcctgcatccaggacagtggctcacaatGGCTTGTctcccacttttgctcaacttttcgtgttgggagttagtatattttttgaatcttgaaggacgctcccaaacctcgagaacgaatgtcgaaaaacgagctttacaaatacaaaattcaagtacgatttcaatttcaatttctaggcaattaatgcatttttcgaaaaccatatttgtgcaaaaagaatttctaccttgcccaaacgtatgtgttctacatttgggctagccccgggggaaaggaaatggtgactctccatacggttcccgaccaaagtgtgtgaccatttccgcgcctaccgaaacttggcatttgcttgacattcccgatgtcaagtatggaggccgtctgccgacacaaacgtcccttaggcggatgtgcaagttgtcgccggatccgtctcttagtcaagtaccttttaacaccctaagccgaccacttgcatcatacaaaactgacaccgaccttaggttgagaactttgcatgtcgcattcatattcatgattagtgtgacaacgtgctacttgtacattgtgtgggcgtctttgcatgcgtgaatggctaacctcgagttctagcttgccaaaaccaattagcctccaactaggaaaccaaacccctaggagcatcattcaaacctcatgcatctatatcgccgatttaaggtcttttaggagtgccactccatttgattcaaaaccctcaaacacgcctcacgcacaaatgccaaattcaaaattcaatccaacggcgtcataatgtcggattttcgagtccaaattccaagttccaaattcaaaatgcaatccaacggcgttataatgccggattttccactccaaatttcaaacttcaaattcaaaatgcaatccaacggcgttataatgccggattttccatttcaaacctcaagtgtcaaattcaatctcaaatccaatggcgtcataatgccggattttctagtccacaTTTCGAGTCTCAAGTccaatccaaattttctagtccaaacctcaattttcaagtccaaatccaacggcgccataatgccggattttctagtccaaatttcaagtttcaagtcaaggttcaaatccaacggcgccataatgccggattttctagtcaaaacttctatttccaagttcaaaactcaaatccaacggcgtcatgccggattttctactTCGAACATTCAAGTATTcgaacctcaaactcaagttgccaattccaaatCTCAAAGCCTCAAATGTCCAAGCTCATatcggcgtaatgccaacttttcaactccaacattcaaacctcaaatcccATGTCAatatttcgagtttcaagtcctatactcaaagtttcaagttccaaattcatgccgtcgtaatgccgacttttccattccatatttcaaacctcaagttcggaGTTCAAAagttccaaaccttcaaatctcaagtactatattcgaagcttccaattccaaatccatgatggctcAATTTCCCTCATTCAATCTcattttcaaacacttcaaaattccaagtccacgacggcataatgccggactttcaaattcccaaattcaatgtctcaaatccacgtcggcataatgccggattttccatattCAAAGCCTCACATTCTATTAAATgtgcgtcttttccatttcaaagttcaaaactttgaatcaaattcaaacttcaaactcattttcgagctacaaatccttgctttccattactctcaaattcaaaatcccaaacatttccaatgggttgaaaatcctttgaaataatacaagtccaattgtcaaatgggttgaaaatcccttgaaataatacaagtccaattgtcaaatgggttgaaaatcccctgaaataatacaaacccaatttccaaatacttccaatgggttgaaaatcctttgaaataatacaaattcaaaaccctccaattttccaatgggttgaaaatcccctgaaataatacaagtccaactttccaatgggttgaaaatcccctgaaatagtacaagttcaTTCGCATCCTATTCTTGGGTTGAAATCCCTctaaaatagtacaaattcaatcTTCAAATTCTATCCCAACgcgttgaaattcccctaaaatattgacgggttgaaactcccttgaaataatacaaaattcaatctcctagtacaagtccaatttcgaaATTTCCGAAAcgagttgaaattcccctaaaatagttcaaactccaataggtcgaaatattctttttcaatattccaagttctagtacaaagagtcaacttccacgaaagaatgaaggctcctctcaaacacttccaacgggttgcaaatcccgaatacaagtacaaaatccaaaaatcccgaatctccggagtggcacttagagtcaagtctaggtctcattcattgcatgcatatcatatcatgtgtctgGAAGTccaagtccaagttctaaatcatgtggTATGTCCTAAATAGGAGTCAGAGGAtcatgtgggttcgccgaagaggagaaaggttgaaaagaactccatcagccctagcctccctcatagccggcatcgaacgagcagccaattcatctcctacaaatcaaactcccaGTCCCTATCAAGAAtcagtccaaatgtctgcccCCGATCAACTCACTCAGCTCCTAGCAGCTTTCACCAGCCACAGCGCCAATGTGGAGAACTTAAGCAACCGACTGGGTATTGTGGAACAGGCCGtgcccactgatgacttaaccaaaaAGATCGAGAGTCTGGTCAGCAAGGTCactaatcaagagaactattttgacacctcaatggaagacAACCTCAAGGGAAAGGCGAATCttccagacaaattctccgccaatgatatCCCAAATTTCAAGTCCATCGACAATCCTAAGTAccacctcaagaacttcagagctacaatggccatcaagggggtcgaactcgagctataccatgtggtattccctatgtctctggaacctgtctaCCATTAATGGTACTATTTACTCAAAGAACAtcaaactgttaggttatgatacatatgaataaacataaatcatgcggaaaaaccataaagccaggaaacagattatttacacataatcatttagcataattcagatgcatacactttgtagcgtgccctccctagctgcgcccgaaccgaacaagaacaagtctttaggactccaagtgtcgtccctccgtagatagtccacagcatgtccggatccgccttaagattgaccaaatagaatcgcccttaaggtactataattttcgggtattatagggcaataatatgactgaatttttgctatAAAAAAtgtcacttttaatacttgaaaaactcgttataaattgtgaacccatgccacatatttatatgggtatggaaagagaattggaatcctactaggatacgaattaattaaattagaatactagtagaactcttatttaattaatttatcttttaggattaggaatttaatcattagacgaatcctatacgctttaggattcgtatgtgaacacaaacacacacgcacgcacagcagcccacgaggggcgccatgcgcgcgcgcacagcccgagcaacacAGCCTAATTGCCAcggagcccacgactgccgcagcctagggcgcgcgctgggcctgccttgcggtgggcctggcgcagccttgggctggcgtgttgtggcacGCGTTTCctttgctggacgtgggcctggcttcgtgatgggcctttgtctagcaagctcgtccgatgctaattcgtacgacgcgcttccgatacgaacaatatttaacaattccgattccagaattaatttccgtttcgaacaaatatttaatatttcaatttccggaattattttccgattccgataatatttccgattcagacaatatttccgattccggcaatatttccatttccattaatattttccgatacgtaccatgtttccgtttccggcaacatctacgacttggataatatttatatttccgatacgatccatatttcggtTTCCgaaaatatcatcgtttccggagtattcatttgtttgcctttgacgatctcagctcccactggaaccaagatccgtcgattccgaatatccatagatggagtatttaatgccattaaatacttgatccgtttacgtactacgggttcagtcaagagtaagctgtggatgaatatcattaattccacttgaactgaagcggcctctagctaggcattcagctcacttgatctcactgaattattaacttgttaattaatactgaactgcatttattagacttaacattatatgcatacttggaccaagggaattatttccttcagtctcccacttgtccttagggacaagtgtgcatttcctaattcctttgtcgcttgatgcttgctcttgaacataaggtaagagttgtcatccttattatgtccagagatgtttcttggtttcagagttcaagtgATCaaaaaaacagataatcatagcctatgattcatccgagcacggccatgcattttacagtttctaggtccccgagtggccttgtacaacttttaagcatctcatcccgatttatgggaggacaatcccaatattgtgatcttgagattagacttcgtttgataggtgattacctgagcgttgcctttatagcctccttttacggtgcgacggttggtcaacgtcaaagtaaccagttcctaaacaagtaatctcaaatcactcaggtattgaggatttagtgtctaataattttaatgaaatttacttatgaaatattttcatctcttacagtaaagtttcataggtatgtccgatactagtcttcccaaagtaagtatctatgcaaatgattatgacattcccatgtccacatagttcaagaaacagaactactagtgatcttgcattctagtcgtcaaacgttttctatgcgtccatctttatagaaaactccgaccagggaccattttcaacttttgacattcaagttcacttgatagacatttcttagtcacaggactggtcctgacagtctatcttgaatatatcgtcaaattgaagggactcatcatttaatactaaaccaagattaaatggaatatgaaaatacatttcatatatgataaatgttcaaccccattgttttacaaccatgggcctcaaacccatctttaaaacagttcatggaattcaaagttatgcttgatttccagtgctacaatgtgagtgttgcttctcacttgttgcataggtttagttatcatgctttgccaatcttaatatcctttcatcgaatgtttttcgagataagatgataatatcttttgagtttgtttattatgtgatctagtctttcttactacaatagtggttctacgcattttgcaatgaagaaccattaagtgaacagacatgtgatctacccaagttcagtgaagagctcttt
This genomic stretch from Spinacia oleracea cultivar Varoflay chromosome 3, BTI_SOV_V1, whole genome shotgun sequence harbors:
- the LOC130469906 gene encoding uncharacterized protein yields the protein MNENRNWNGYRDGNFQGRINQGHNNKNSSDRVYHCKMFCNNHYGRNCKGDLVTCNHCQKKGYREYECFPKQKKEQNSNVSGNQGKSGYNQSENHSSKPVGYRTTRETTISLPMRTTTIIRLRVNWATYPFVSSSVVKILKLVDFEVIDLLVSMPTGVTIRYTKLFKNLHLKIRDCNFPSNLIEFSLGDLDVILGMHWLSLFKASIDCKIQKVSLRNPVGKLTSYRRLEKSKNLGIEDVPIVNEFLDVFPSEISEHDEHLSVILETLRKNQLYAKSSKCEFRLEKVVFLGHYVSKEVVFVDPANIQDVSKCPAPKNICV